In Lotus japonicus ecotype B-129 chromosome 5, LjGifu_v1.2, one genomic interval encodes:
- the LOC130719146 gene encoding rust resistance kinase Lr10-like: MTAARGTLGYMAPEVFSRNFGNVSYKSDIYSYGMLLLEMVGGRKNIVNNTGQENNDVQVLYPDWIHCLIEGRDMHVPVDDDEDGDFGIAKKLAIVGLWCIQWHPMHRPSMKTVLQMLQGEGDKLKVPTNPFQPKASTSAL, from the coding sequence ATGACTGCTGCGAGGGGAACACTAGGCTACATGGCACCTGAAGTTTTTTCTAGAAACTTCGGCAATGTGTCTTACAAATCTGATATCTACAGCTATGGGATGTTGCTGTTAGAAATGGTTGGAGGAAGAAAGAATATTGTAAACAACACTGGTCAAGAAAATAATGATGTTCAAGTTCTGTATCCAGATTGGATTCACTGTTTGATAGAAGGAAGAGATATGCATGTtcctgttgatgatgatgaagatggagattTTGGAATTGCAAAGAAACTAGCCATCGTGGGACTTTGGTGCATCCAGTGGCATCCAATGCATCGTCCATCCATGAAGACTGTGTTGCAAATGCTCCAAGGAGAGGGAGACAAGTTGAAAGTTCCCACCAACCCTTTCCAGCCAAAAGCTTCAACTAGTGCGCTCTAG